In a single window of the uncultured Pseudodesulfovibrio sp. genome:
- a CDS encoding HlyD family secretion protein: MKSHLKKWLLTGLVVLCAILTVALRYREHIFNPWTRDGQVRADVVQIMPRISGPIVNLHVIDNQFVHKGDLLFEIDPRTYSAALDEAKANLDQADDQIQNRLEQVNSAAAALKQALTRVNNARFGLTSAQAHFDEASKDLGRFEALLADGTVARRDYDMNHETAVTAEAQLNQAKAQLDQAKAAKIQAEAELAQARAVLGASGQKNPLLREALARWEQARLNLEFTKVRAPVDGWVTNLTLRQGSQAVANRAMLALIDADSFWVAGYFRESSLASIQKGDKAIVTLMTYPDTPLSGNVDSIGYGISQADGASGHELLPSVSPTFEWIRLAQRVPVRVHLDQLPPEVALRVGTTASVLIETR; encoded by the coding sequence ATGAAATCCCATCTCAAAAAATGGCTCTTGACCGGACTGGTCGTACTGTGCGCGATCCTGACGGTCGCGCTCCGGTACCGGGAACACATCTTCAACCCGTGGACCCGCGACGGACAGGTCCGGGCCGACGTGGTCCAGATCATGCCCCGCATCTCCGGCCCCATCGTCAATCTGCACGTCATCGACAACCAGTTCGTCCACAAGGGCGACCTGCTCTTCGAGATCGACCCCCGAACCTATTCCGCGGCCCTGGACGAGGCCAAGGCCAATCTGGATCAGGCCGACGACCAGATCCAAAACCGCCTGGAACAGGTCAACAGCGCGGCGGCCGCCCTCAAACAGGCCCTGACCCGGGTGAACAACGCCCGGTTCGGGCTGACCAGCGCCCAGGCCCATTTCGACGAGGCGTCCAAGGATCTCGGGCGATTCGAAGCCCTGCTGGCGGACGGGACCGTGGCCCGCCGCGACTACGACATGAACCACGAGACCGCAGTGACCGCGGAGGCCCAACTCAACCAGGCCAAGGCGCAACTCGATCAGGCCAAGGCCGCCAAAATCCAGGCCGAGGCGGAGCTGGCACAGGCCAGGGCGGTGCTGGGGGCTTCCGGCCAAAAGAACCCGTTGTTGCGAGAGGCCCTGGCCCGCTGGGAACAGGCGCGCCTGAACCTGGAGTTCACCAAGGTCCGGGCCCCGGTGGACGGCTGGGTGACCAATCTGACCCTGCGCCAAGGCAGCCAGGCCGTGGCCAACCGGGCGATGCTCGCCCTGATCGACGCGGACAGCTTCTGGGTGGCCGGATACTTCCGGGAATCCTCTCTCGCCAGCATCCAAAAAGGGGACAAGGCCATTGTCACGCTGATGACCTACCCCGACACGCCCCTCTCCGGTAACGTGGACAGCATCGGCTACGGCATTTCCCAGGCCGACGGCGCTTCCGGCCACGAACTGCTGCCGTCCGTCAGCCCGACCTTCGAATGGATTCGTCTGGCGCAACGCGTCCCGGTGCGGGTCCATCTGGATCAGCTCCCGCCCGAAGTCGCCCTGCGCGTCGGCACAACCGCCTCGGTGCTCATCGAGACGCGCTAA